Part of the Streptomyces sp. NBC_01353 genome, GATGGCGCGGTCCACGAAGGCCGCCAGGTCCGGGTGTTCCCGCAGGCGCCACAGCAGCAGGTCGATGTCCAGGCGTCGGGCGTCGTACCAGGGGCGGTCGGAGAGGCCCTGCGCCGCCGTCGCCGTCTCGCCCGCGTGCCGCAGGGACGCCGACGCCGCGGCCCAGCCGCCCGCGATGCCCACCACGACCACCGGAGCGTGCGCCCCGGCCCTTTCGAGACCGGCCCGCTCCACGCCCGCCCGCAGCGCCGCCGCGACCCGGTCCGCCACCGCCGTACGCTCCGACTCCGAGCGCAGGCCCAGCAGGAGGGGGACACGGCCCTCCACCGGGCGTACGCCGAGGAGCACCGGAACCCCCACCGACGACAGCTCCTCCAGGACCGCCCTCGCCAGCAGCGCCCAGTTCCCCGAGGGGGAGAGCTCGGAGGCGAGCCGCATCACCACGGGGAGCAGCGGGCCGTCGCCCGGGCGGAAGCCCAGCACGCGCGCCTGCGCCGGTGCGTCCTCCGCCGTGATCCGGCCCTCCGCCAGGTCCGTCAGGAAGTCGCCGCGCCCCCGGGCCGCCAGCTCCTCCTCCTGCCGGGCCTGCATCAGCACGACCGCCAGAATCCCCGCCGCCCGCTCCGCCGCCATCCGGTGCACGGGGGACAGCGGGCCGGAGACCGCGAGGAGAACCAGGCGGGCCCGGACCGAGCCGGTGCCCGGTCCGCCCCCGGGCACGTCCACCAGGACGGCGCCCGTCGGCGGACCCGACTCCCGCGCCGCCCGCTGGCCCCGCAGACCGTCCCACACCTGGAGCGGGTCCGCCGGGCCGGACTCCGTGCCCGCCGCGTAGAGCAGTTGCCCGTCCGCCGTCTCCAGGAAGACCGGGTTCGCGGTGAAGTCGGCCAGGATGCGCAGGACCTGCGGCACCCCGCCCCCGCCGAGCAGGGCCTCGGTGCACTGCCGGTGGACCTCCTCCGCCTGCCGCAGGAGCGCGTAGTGGCCGTTGACGATCTCGGTGTGGATCTCCTCCGTGACGGCCACGAAGGGCACCTCGCGGTGCAGCTGCACCAGCGGAAGGCCCGCGGAACGCGCCGTCTCCACGATCGTCGCCGGCAGGCGCGAGAAGCGCGGGCCGAGCTCCACCACCAGCGCCGCGATGCCTCGCTCGGCGAGCCGTCGCACGAACGCCCGCTGCTCCGCCGGGCGGGTGCCGAGGCCCAGACCGGTGGTCAGCAGCAGCTCGCCGCCCTTGAGCAGGGACGCGATGTTCGGGACCTCGCCCGCGTGCACCCAGCGCACCGTACGGTGCAGCCGGTCCGCGCCGGCGACGACCTCCGGGAGTCCGCCGCGGAGTCCGGGCAGCTCCAGCGCCCGCTGCACGGTGATCCCGCCCTGATTCTCCATGGAGCCGGACGCTACCTCCGTCCCTGTTTCGGCGACATCACCCGACGGTCACAGGACCAGACAGATCGTCCATCTCGTCGACAACTCGTCGCCCCAATGGGCCAATTGTGCGACCGCATGTCGATTGTGGCGTACGTCACCCGGGAGGATGCTCTCCCGCCATGGCAGACAACTCCACCCCAGGCTCCAGATCCGGCCCCACCCCCGAAGTGCACCGGCTCAAGGCGAACTCGGTCGGCCTCGTCGGTGTCGTCTTCATGGCCGTCGCCACCGCCGCCCCGATCACGGCGATGACCGGGAACCTCCCCATCGCCGTCGGCTTCGGCAACGGCACCGGCGCCCCCGCCGGCTATCTCTTCGCGACGCTCGTCCTGACCGTCTTCTCGGTCGGCTACGTCGCCATGGCCAAGCGGATCACCGCCGCCGGTGCCTTCTACGGCTACATCTCGCACGGCCTCGGCCGGATCGCCGGCATGGCCTCCGGAATGCTCGCCGTCCTCGCGTACATCGTCTTCGAGGCCTCGATCGTCGGCGTGTTCGCCTACTTCACCAAGACGACGGTCGCCGATCA contains:
- a CDS encoding PucR family transcriptional regulator, producing MENQGGITVQRALELPGLRGGLPEVVAGADRLHRTVRWVHAGEVPNIASLLKGGELLLTTGLGLGTRPAEQRAFVRRLAERGIAALVVELGPRFSRLPATIVETARSAGLPLVQLHREVPFVAVTEEIHTEIVNGHYALLRQAEEVHRQCTEALLGGGGVPQVLRILADFTANPVFLETADGQLLYAAGTESGPADPLQVWDGLRGQRAARESGPPTGAVLVDVPGGGPGTGSVRARLVLLAVSGPLSPVHRMAAERAAGILAVVLMQARQEEELAARGRGDFLTDLAEGRITAEDAPAQARVLGFRPGDGPLLPVVMRLASELSPSGNWALLARAVLEELSSVGVPVLLGVRPVEGRVPLLLGLRSESERTAVADRVAAALRAGVERAGLERAGAHAPVVVVGIAGGWAAASASLRHAGETATAAQGLSDRPWYDARRLDIDLLLWRLREHPDLAAFVDRAIGPLREHDRTSRPPLLPTLETYLAHAGRKAETARELHLNRQTLYNRLARISELLGTDLDDPQTVLALSLALRARRHTP